ATGGAATAACATCAGAGAAAGTCGGCAAAAAAATGGGTGCTTCACGAACAACGGCGAGGAGATATCTCGAATATTTAGTTGGAACGGGTGAAGCTATATCAGAGCACGTGTATGGAATTGTTGGAAGACCAGAGAGACGTTACTACTCGAAAAAAGCGGAGTAGTAGCGTCTCTCTGCTGCTTGGTGAACAAAATGAACAAAACTAAATTTAATTTATTTATTACTCAATATTTTGAAAACGTTTACATAAAAAAGCTTAATCGATACGATATTCATAGGTAAAGCAACACACATTTTATAGCAAGAGGGTTTGTGTATCAAAAATTGTTAATAAGGGGTGTTAGTTTTTATGAAAAAGATAGGAATCTTACTTTTATTAATGGCGATTTTAACAGCATGTTCAAATTCAGCCTCAGGCAACAAGGAATTTCCAAATAAAAATATTGAAATCGTTGCTCCTGCATCACCAGGTGGTGGATGGGATTTAACGGCAAGATCTATTCAGCAAGGTTTAAAAGATAATAGTTTAGTAGATAGCAATATAAATGTAATCAACAAGCCTGGTGGCGGAGGAGAAGTTGGTTGGAAGTACTTAGAATCTAAGGATGCTCACTTCTTATCTGTAAATTCAAGCTTACTTCTTACAAACAACTTACTAGGACAAAGTCAGTTAACACACAAGGAATTTACACCAATAGCAACACTTGCAACGGAATGGATTTCGATTGCTGTTCCAGTTGATTCGGAATTTAAATCAGCAGAAGAAGTGATGAAAAAGTTAAAAGAAGATCCTAAATCATTAAAAATTGGAGTAGGTCCAGCACTAGGAAATAATGACCACTTATCATTTGTTCAAGCTTTTAGTGAATACGGAGGAGATCCTTCTCAACTTGATTTTCTTGTTTATGAAGGTGGCGGAGATGTTGTAACAGCATTACTAGGAAATCACGTAGATGTGATTACAACTGCATTATCTGAAGTAAAAGATCAGCATTTAGCTGGAAAGCTTAAAATTCTAGCTGTTTCATCTGAGGAAAGAGTAGAAGAGCTTGATGATGTCCCAACATGGACAGAACAAGGAGTTGACATGGTTTTCCCTCACTGGAGAGGAATCATGGGACCACCTGATATGACTGAAGAAGAAATTGCGTACTGGGATGAAAAAATTGGTGAACTGGTAAAAACAGAACAATGGCAAAAAGTACTTAAAAATAATGATTGGGACGATTTTTATAAAAATAGTTCAGAAACAAAAAGCTTCTTAGAAGAACAAGAAAAATCATATACAGAGTTAGTGAATGATTCTGGACTTGTAAAATAATTAAAAAGTTAACCTTCCCCATAACGGGAAGGTTAACTTTTCATAAGTAAGAATACTTTAGTTAGAAATAAATAGAGAAAGGGGCGAGTTCTAATGAAAATAATTAAAATGGGAATGCCGATCTTTTTGATCCTACTAAGCGTTGTTTTCTTAATCGGATCTTTCAATCTACCAAAAGC
This genomic stretch from Metabacillus sp. B2-18 harbors:
- a CDS encoding tripartite tricarboxylate transporter substrate binding protein; the encoded protein is MKKIGILLLLMAILTACSNSASGNKEFPNKNIEIVAPASPGGGWDLTARSIQQGLKDNSLVDSNINVINKPGGGGEVGWKYLESKDAHFLSVNSSLLLTNNLLGQSQLTHKEFTPIATLATEWISIAVPVDSEFKSAEEVMKKLKEDPKSLKIGVGPALGNNDHLSFVQAFSEYGGDPSQLDFLVYEGGGDVVTALLGNHVDVITTALSEVKDQHLAGKLKILAVSSEERVEELDDVPTWTEQGVDMVFPHWRGIMGPPDMTEEEIAYWDEKIGELVKTEQWQKVLKNNDWDDFYKNSSETKSFLEEQEKSYTELVNDSGLVK